A genomic window from Pseudomonadota bacterium includes:
- a CDS encoding SCP2 sterol-binding domain-containing protein: MTMINAFFEQSLPQAMQRDPQRARELNGVFVIQLSGEGGGSWTIDAKADPPTVAAGVSATADCKVELTATDFLAMLKDPQLGMQLFLEGRLVVQGDPMLATRLQDLLSLAG, encoded by the coding sequence ATGACGATGATCAACGCGTTCTTCGAGCAGAGCCTGCCGCAGGCGATGCAGCGCGACCCGCAGCGCGCGCGGGAGCTGAACGGGGTGTTCGTGATTCAGCTCAGTGGTGAGGGCGGGGGAAGCTGGACCATCGACGCCAAGGCCGATCCGCCGACCGTCGCCGCCGGCGTCAGCGCCACGGCGGACTGCAAGGTCGAGCTGACCGCTACCGACTTCCTCGCCATGCTGAAGGACCCGCAGCTTGGCATGCAGCTCTTCCTCGAGGGGCGTTTGGTCGTCCAGGGCGATCCGATGCTCGCCACGCGGCTGCAGGATCTGCTCTCCCTCGCCGGCTAA